Within the Agromyces atrinae genome, the region AGAACGCGCAGCGTGTAGAAGATCCACTCGTTGGTGGCGAACATCATGAGTGCCGAGACGATGCCCCACGAGACCATGATGCGCGCGAGCCAGATCTTCGCGCCGACGCGGCGCATGATGAGGTTCGACGGCACCTCGAAGAGGGCGTAGCCGAGGAAGAAGATTCCGGCGCCGAGCGCGTAGGCCGCGTCGGAGATGCCGGTGTCGGCCTGCCACGCGACCTTCGCGAAGCCGAGATTGGCGCGATCGAGGAACGCGAGGATGTACATGAGCAGCAGAATCGGGATGAGCCGGAACGTGACCTTGCGGACGACGGCCGCCAGTTCGGGCTGCGCGAGTGTGTGAGTGGACATGAGGCATCTCCATTGACGAGTAGTATCCGATGCGTTCATGTATGTGAACAGACCGTCTCAGACCTGAACGCACGGTAGTGTGACATATCCGCGAGCAGCGCACAATTCATTTCTCTGGGAGGTCGGATGTCGGTGAGCGAGCAACCTCAGGGCTCGGTGAAGTCCGCGGGCCGCGCCCTCGAGATCGTCGAGTTCCTCGCGGAAGCGGCCGAGTCGCAGTCCTTTCCTCAGCTCGTCGCGGCTCTCGAGCTGCCGCGATCGAGCACGCACGGGCTGCTGAAGACCCTCGTCTCCGCGGGCTGGGTCGAGCTCGATCCCGCGACCAAGCGCTATTCGCTCGGTCTGAAGGCGTGGCAGATCGGCCAGCGGTACGACGGGCACCGTCTGCTGCTCGAGTCGGGACCCGCGCTCATGCGCGCGCTCACGGACCAGACCGGCGAGACGGTGCAGATGGCGCGTCTCGACGGCGTCGAGAACGTCTACATCGCGATCACGCCGTCGCCGCACCAGATGCGGCTCGCGTCGAACGTCGGGATGCGACTGCACGCGCACGCCACGGGCATCGGCAAGGCGTTGCTGAGCACGCTGAGCGACGAGGATGCGCTCCATCGGCTGCGCCAGGTCGCCCTGCCGCGTCTCACCGACAAGACGCTCACCGAACCGACCGAGATCATGAGCGTCGTCGCGCGCGGCCGCGACCTCGGCTACTTCGTCGACGACGAGGAGTTCATCGACGGGTGCCGGTGCGTCGCCATGCCGCTGACGTGGCCCGACGAGACGGGCGTCGCGGCGGCCCTCAGCATCACGATGCCCACGAGCCGCACCGACGAGCGGTGGCCGCACTCGATGGTGGAGCCGCTCCGCCGCACCGTCCTGCAGCTGCGCGAGGGCATGCATCTGGTCGGCGTGGCGCGCTCGTAGCGCGCGCCGTCCCCAGAGCGAGGGATCACGATCGGCGAGGGTGCGCCGATAGTCTGGGACGATCAAGAACGTGTACGAGGGGGCGTCGTGATCACTGCGCAAGACGAGACGCGGCGGCTGGCGATCGCCGACTATCAGGTGGTCGGCCGGGAACCCGAGTCCGACCTCCAGAGCCTCGTGCAGCTCGCGGCGATGGTGTGCGGCGTGTCGACCGCGGTCATCAACATCATCGACGACCGGTACCAGCACCAGGTGGCCGCCGTGGGCCTCGAGCCGGGCGTCTGCAGCCGCGAAGACTCGATGTGCGCGGTCGTCTTCCAGGAGCCGGGGAGCGTCGTCGTCGCCGACGCGCGAGTCGACCCGCGATTCTCGGCCAACCCGTTCGTGACGGGCGAGATCGGACTCGTGCGCTTCTACGCCTCGAGCCCCCTCATCACGCCCGAGGGCATCCCGATCGGCACGATCTGCGTGTTCGACGAGGAGGTCGGCAACCTCGACCACGAGCAGGGGCGCGCACTCGACGTGCTCGCTCACCAGATCGTCGACGTTCTCGAGCTCCGGCGCATGACGCGTGTGCTCGGCGAGTCGAACGAACAGCTCGCCCAGTTCGCCGGTCAGGTGAGCCACGACCTGCGCAACCCCCTCATGGCGCTCTCCGGTTTCATCGAGCTCGCGAGCGACAGCCCCGAGATGGCCAACGCGCCGGAGGCTGCTAAGTCCCTCCTGCGCGCCGAGGCCGCGGCCGATCGCATGGCGACGATGATCTCCGACTTGCTCGACTACGCCCGCAGCGGGGGCACGCGCCCGCGTCGCGCCGACGTCGACCTGGCCGAGATCGTCGGCGCCGCCGTCGAAGACCTCGACGCCACCCTCGCGGCGACCGGCAGTACGGTCGTCGTCGACACGCCTCACGATGTCGCCGGAGACGCGACCCTCCTGCGAGTGCTCCTGCAGAACCTCATCGCCAACGCCGTGAAGTTCACGGCCGCCTCGGGCCGTGAACCGCACATCGAGGTGCGCTCGTCGCTCATCACGGGCGGGTGGCACATCACGGTCGACGACAACGGTCCCGGCATCCCCGTCGATCAACGCGATCGCGTCTTCGGTCTCATGGAGCGCGGCTCGGCGCACTCGGTCGCGGGGCTCGGCATCGGGCTCTCGACGTGCAAGCGCATCGTCGAGGGGCACGGCGGCCGCATCGGCATCGAGGATTCGCCGCTCGGCGGCACGCGCTTCTGGGTCGTGCTCCCCGCCTCCTGAACCGGCGCCCGCGTCATCCGCCCGCCCCGCGGGTTCCTGCCGTTCTGGCGGAGGTTCGGCGCAACGCGCCGGTGGCGGATGGCGGTGGGCGGCGTGTCGGCCCAGGTATCCGCCAGAACGGCACGGGCGATACGGTGAGAGCGAACGGTGCGGATGACGCGCCGCTGAATCTTCCGAACAAGGGGTTGTCATGGTCCGCTTCCTGATCCGCGCGGCGATCTTCCTCGTGACCGCGGCCCTCGGCCTGCTCGTCGCGGCGTGGATCCTGCCCGAGGTCGTGCTCTCGCCGTCGGGCTTCATCACGGCCGTCATCGTCTTCGCGATCGCGCAGAGCATCCTCGCGCCGTTCATCCTCAACATGGCGCGGAAGTACGCCCCCGCGCTGCTCGGCGGCATCGGGCTCGTCTCGACGTTCGTCGCCCTCCTCATCGCGACGTTCTTCCCCGGCGGGCTCACCATCACGGGCATCCCCGCGTGGGTGCTCGCGACGCTCATCGTGTGGCTCGTGACGGCGCTCGGCGGCTGGGTGCTGCCGCTCCTGTTCCTCCGCGACCGGGCCGGCAAGCGCTCGAAGGCCGCCTGACCGCACGCGTCGGGTATCGAGTCGACGAGCTGGCGTCGACGGATGACGCGGGCGAGGCGATCGGCGAGTCCGAACGCCGCTAGGCGGAGGCCGGCGCGGGAGCGTCGATCGCGAGCTTCACGCCCACGGCGCCGAGCAGCGTGCCGGTGATGCGCCGCTGCCACCGGATCCAGGTGGGGCGCGAGCCGAGGAACACGGCGATGCCTCCCGCGGCGACGACCAGTAGGGCGTTGACGACGAGGCTCACCGAGATCTGAACCCCGCCGAGCAGGAACCCCTGCAGCATGACGTTGCCCGCGGACGTGTCGATGAACTGGGGGATGAGCGCGAGGTACATGATCGCGGCCTTGGGGTTCAAGAGATTCGTGAGGAGCCCCATGCGGAACAGTCGACCGCGTGAATCGCGGGCGAGGGCCCTCGGTTCGAAGACCGAGAGCCCGCCGGGTCGGAGCGTCTTCCAAGCGAGCCACAGGAGGTACGCCGCACCGGCGAACTTGAGCGCGATGTAGAGCCAGGGCACGACGAGGAACACGGCCGCGACTCCGATATTGGCCAGGGTCATGTAGACGATGAAGCCGACCACCGTTCCGCCGAGTGAGATCATTCCCGCTCGCCAGCCCTGACTGATGCTGCGGGAGACGAGGTAGATCATGTTCGGGCCGGGTGTGAGGACCATGCCGAGCGCTACGAGGCTCATGCCGATGACGGCCGCCCACGAGACCATGCGTGCTCCTCTCGATCGCTCTGCTCACTGTAACCGCGCGCACCGGCATCCCCCGCCCGTACTTAACCGGTTAAGGTAACGTGGGCCTGTCAGGAATCGAGGGAGAGGACTCACATGCGCACCACGCTGGACCTGGGCGGACGATGGACCTGGTCGGTCGACGAGACCGGCCCGACACCCGTGCCCGCGGAGGCGCGGTCGCTCATCGGCCGCGAGATCGATGCCCACGTGCCGGGCGCCCTGCACGCCGACCTCCTCGCTGCGGGAGTCATCCCCGACCCCCTCGTCGACAGCAATGAAGACCTCGTCGGCTGGGTCTCGCGCTGTGACTGGCTGCTCCGCCGCCGCATCGACCGACCGGCCGACGCCGAGCGGGTCGACCTCGTGTTCGACGGCATCGACACGGTCGCCGCCGTCACCCTGAACGGACACACGCTCGGCACCGTGCGCAACATGCACCGCACCGCGCGATTCGACGTCTCGTCGGTGATCGCCGACGACACCCTCGTCGAGGTGCGGTTCACCTCGCCGTATACAGAGGCCGAGAAGTGGGAGCGCGAGCTCGGCGCGAGGCCGAGCGCCTACCCCGAGCCGTTCGCGTTCATCCGAAAGATGGCCAGCAGCTTCGGCTGGGACTGGGGGCCGACGCTCCCCGGGTGCGGACTGTGGAGGGATGTCAGGCTCGAGGCGTGGAGCACGGCGCGCGTCAGCGCGGTGAGACCCCTCGTCGACGTCTTCGAAGACACCGGCATCCTCACCGCGCACATCGACATCGAACGCGCCGCGTCCGGCGAGGCGCTGCCGCTCCACCTCGAGGTCGACGTCGCCGGTCACGCCGTGCACGTCGAGGTTCCGCCGGGGGAGTCGACCGCGACGGTCGTCGTCGACGTTCCCGACGTGCGGCGCTGGTTCCCGCGCAGCCTCGGAGAGCCGCACACCTACCCCGTGGCGATCTCGCTGTGGGCGCACGGCGAACGCCTCGACGAACGCGACACCCGGGTCGGATTCCGCACGATCTCGGTCGACCGCACCCCCGACGACCTCGGTACGCCGTTCGTCGTCACCGTGAACGACCGGCCCCTGTTCATCAAGGGCGTCAACTGGATTCCCGAGAGCGTCTTCCCCGGCACCGTGCCGGCCGAGCGGGTGCGGGCCCGACTCGAGCAGGCCGCCGACGCGAACGTCGACCTCGTGCGCGTGTGGGGCGGTGGCGTCTACGAGAGCGACGAATTCTACGACGCGTGCGACGAACTGGGCCTCCTCGTCTGGCAGGACTTCCTCTTCGCGTGCGCGGCGTACCCGGAGGAGGAGCCGATCCGTTCCGAGGTGCTGGCGGAAGCCCGGGAGAACATCGTGCGCCTCAGCCCGCACGCGAGCCTCGCCCTCTGGAACGGCAACAACGAGAACCTGTGGATGCGCTTCGACAAGGACTGGGCGGCGCAGCCGGGCGGCGACCTCAGCTGGGGAGAGCGCTACTACCTCGAGTGGCTGCCCGCGCTCGTGCACGAGCTCGACCCCACCCGCCCGTACACCGAGGGCAGCCCGTGGTCGGGCGACGGCGTGGTCGACCCCAACGACGTCGACCACCAGACCTTCCACTCGTGGGACGCCTGGAACGAGGACGATTACGCCGTCTACCGCGACAGCGCCCCGCGTTTCGTGTCGGAGTTCGGCTGGCAGGGCGCGGCGACGTGGCGGACCCTCCGCGACGCCATCACGGATGACGCGTTGCGCCTCGACTCCGACAACGTGCGTCACCACCAGAAGGCCATCGACGGGCACACGAAGATCGCCCGCAACCTCGCACGGCACCTCCCGGCGACCGACGACTTCGATCGCTGGCACCTGCAGACGCAGTGGATGCAGGTCGAGGCCGTGCGCACGGGAGTGCTGCACTGGCGCTCGAACTGGCCGCGCACGGCGGGCACGATCGTGTGGCAGCTCAACGACCTCTGGCCCGTGACCTCCTGGTCGGCGATCGACAGCGCCGGTCGGTGCAAGCCCCTCTACTTCGCGATCCGCGACATGTACGCCCCGCGCGCCATGACGATCGAGCCGACCGACGGAGGGCTCGAGCTCTGCATCATCAACGACCACGACGAGACGTGGGTCGGTTCGGCCCGCATCATGCGCCGACGCGTCGACGGCGAGGTGCTCTCCGATCGCACGGAGCCCGTCTCGGTGGCGCCCCGCTCCGTCATCCGTCTCGCGATGCCCGAGGGGCGCGCCGAGTCGGCGGATCGGAGCTCGGAGTTCCTCGCCGCAACCCTCGACGGCGAGCGTGCGCTGTGGTGCTTCGCCCCGCCGAGGATGCCGGGGGCGAGCGCTCCTCTCGACGTCGC harbors:
- a CDS encoding IclR family transcriptional regulator; amino-acid sequence: MSEQPQGSVKSAGRALEIVEFLAEAAESQSFPQLVAALELPRSSTHGLLKTLVSAGWVELDPATKRYSLGLKAWQIGQRYDGHRLLLESGPALMRALTDQTGETVQMARLDGVENVYIAITPSPHQMRLASNVGMRLHAHATGIGKALLSTLSDEDALHRLRQVALPRLTDKTLTEPTEIMSVVARGRDLGYFVDDEEFIDGCRCVAMPLTWPDETGVAAALSITMPTSRTDERWPHSMVEPLRRTVLQLREGMHLVGVARS
- a CDS encoding sensor histidine kinase gives rise to the protein MITAQDETRRLAIADYQVVGREPESDLQSLVQLAAMVCGVSTAVINIIDDRYQHQVAAVGLEPGVCSREDSMCAVVFQEPGSVVVADARVDPRFSANPFVTGEIGLVRFYASSPLITPEGIPIGTICVFDEEVGNLDHEQGRALDVLAHQIVDVLELRRMTRVLGESNEQLAQFAGQVSHDLRNPLMALSGFIELASDSPEMANAPEAAKSLLRAEAAADRMATMISDLLDYARSGGTRPRRADVDLAEIVGAAVEDLDATLAATGSTVVVDTPHDVAGDATLLRVLLQNLIANAVKFTAASGREPHIEVRSSLITGGWHITVDDNGPGIPVDQRDRVFGLMERGSAHSVAGLGIGLSTCKRIVEGHGGRIGIEDSPLGGTRFWVVLPAS
- a CDS encoding phage holin family protein, yielding MVRFLIRAAIFLVTAALGLLVAAWILPEVVLSPSGFITAVIVFAIAQSILAPFILNMARKYAPALLGGIGLVSTFVALLIATFFPGGLTITGIPAWVLATLIVWLVTALGGWVLPLLFLRDRAGKRSKAA
- a CDS encoding LysE family translocator; translation: MVSWAAVIGMSLVALGMVLTPGPNMIYLVSRSISQGWRAGMISLGGTVVGFIVYMTLANIGVAAVFLVVPWLYIALKFAGAAYLLWLAWKTLRPGGLSVFEPRALARDSRGRLFRMGLLTNLLNPKAAIMYLALIPQFIDTSAGNVMLQGFLLGGVQISVSLVVNALLVVAAGGIAVFLGSRPTWIRWQRRITGTLLGAVGVKLAIDAPAPASA
- a CDS encoding glycoside hydrolase family 2 protein yields the protein MRTTLDLGGRWTWSVDETGPTPVPAEARSLIGREIDAHVPGALHADLLAAGVIPDPLVDSNEDLVGWVSRCDWLLRRRIDRPADAERVDLVFDGIDTVAAVTLNGHTLGTVRNMHRTARFDVSSVIADDTLVEVRFTSPYTEAEKWERELGARPSAYPEPFAFIRKMASSFGWDWGPTLPGCGLWRDVRLEAWSTARVSAVRPLVDVFEDTGILTAHIDIERAASGEALPLHLEVDVAGHAVHVEVPPGESTATVVVDVPDVRRWFPRSLGEPHTYPVAISLWAHGERLDERDTRVGFRTISVDRTPDDLGTPFVVTVNDRPLFIKGVNWIPESVFPGTVPAERVRARLEQAADANVDLVRVWGGGVYESDEFYDACDELGLLVWQDFLFACAAYPEEEPIRSEVLAEARENIVRLSPHASLALWNGNNENLWMRFDKDWAAQPGGDLSWGERYYLEWLPALVHELDPTRPYTEGSPWSGDGVVDPNDVDHQTFHSWDAWNEDDYAVYRDSAPRFVSEFGWQGAATWRTLRDAITDDALRLDSDNVRHHQKAIDGHTKIARNLARHLPATDDFDRWHLQTQWMQVEAVRTGVLHWRSNWPRTAGTIVWQLNDLWPVTSWSAIDSAGRCKPLYFAIRDMYAPRAMTIEPTDGGLELCIINDHDETWVGSARIMRRRVDGEVLSDRTEPVSVAPRSVIRLAMPEGRAESADRSSEFLAATLDGERALWCFAPPRMPGASAPLDVAVTAVPGGLDIVVSSDGLARDVLVQPDRIHPRATVDRGFTTVLPGESATFRVRAPESLDPEAARGAFVVSSLRDIIDPD